From the Thermus brockianus genome, the window AGAGGGTGTAGGTCCAAAGGAGGATGCCCGCCACAAGCCCGGCCAAGGCTCCCTTCTGCGTGGCCCCCCTCCAGAAAAGCCCCAGAAGCCCCGCCGGGGCCAGCTGGGCCACGGCCGCGAAGGAGATGAGCCCCATGCCCACCAGGGCGTAGGCCTCCCCCGCCAGGCGGAAGTAGAGGTAGGCGAGGAGCATCACCAGGAGGATGGCGAGCCTTCGCCAAAGGAGGAGGCTTCCCAGGGCGCGGTAGCGCAGGAGGAGGGGGGAGAGGAGGTGGTTGGAGATGAGGATGGAAAGGGCAAGCCCCTCCACCACCACCATGGCCGTGGCGGCGGAAACCGCCCCCAGGAAGGCCAGGAAGGCCAGCAGGGGGCTTCCCGCGAGGAGGGGTAGGGCGAGGACGTAGAGGTCGGGGTTTTCCTCGGGGAGGAGGAGCCTTCCCCAAAGGGCCAAGGGCAGGATGGGCAGGTTGATGAGGAGGAGGTAAAGGGGGAAGGCCCAGGCGGCCTGGGGCAGGTGGCGGGGGTCTTGGTTTTCCACCACCGCCACGTGGAACTGCCGGGGCAGGAAAAGGAAGGCGAGGCCGGAGAGGAAGACCAGGCTCACCCAGGCCAGGTGCCCGGAAAGCCGCTCGGGGGGCAGGAGGAGGGGGTGAAGGTGGGGCCGGGCCTGGGCCAGGGGGAAAGGGTTTCCTAGGCTAAGGAGGACGAGGGCACCCACCAGGAGGAGGGCGAGGAGCTTCACCAACGACTCAAAGGCCACCGCCAAGACCAGGCCCGGGTGGCGCTCGGAAGGGTCCAGGCGGCGGGTGCCGAAGAGGATGGCGAAGAGGGCGAGGAGGAGGGCGGTGAGGAGGGCCACGTCCGCCAAAGGGGCCTTCTCCCCGCTCAGGAAGAGGAAGGCCTGGGCGATGGCCTTAAGCTGCAGGGCGAGGTACGGCAGGAGCCCCACCACCAGAAACCCCGCCGCCAAAGGGGCCAGGACCCCGGGGCCGTAGCGGAGGTGGAGGAGGTCCGCCCAGGAGGTGAGGCGGTGGGTTTTGGCCAGGGCGAGGAGCCTCCCGTGGAGCCAGGGCCAGAGGAGGAGGACCAGGGTGGGGCCCAGGTAGATGGGGAGGAAGGTGGCCCCCTCGGTGGCCGCCCGGCCGGCGCTTCCCAGGAAGGTCCAGGCGGTGGCGTAGACCGCCAGGGAGAGGGCGTAGGCCCAGGGCCCCTTGGCCCACCTGCCCCCCTTCCCTCCCCCCAGAGGGCCACCAGGAAGAGGAGGCCGAGGTAGAGGAAAAGGCCGAGGAGGAGCGCCCAAGGGTTCATGGCCGGCGGAAGAGGAAGCGGGCCAGGAGGACCACCAGGGCCCAGGCCCCGAAGAGGTAAAGGTAAAGGGGAGGAAGTCCCAAAGGCCCCTCTGCCTCCCGGAAGAGGAGGCCAAAGGGCAGGGTGAAGAGGAAAAGGGCCAGGAGGAAGAGGGCGAAGGCTTTCTCCTTCATCGCAGCTGGAAGCGGCCTGCCGTGCTTTCCTGGACCTCCTGGATGGCTCTAAAGCCTTCCAAGGCCCGCCTTTTCTCCCCAGGGGAGAGGGCGGCCCAGAGCACCCGGTTCTCCACGGGCCTCCCCTCCCGGAAGGCCTTGAGCTGGTGGGCGAGCCGAAGGCCGAAGAAGAAGCGGAAGGCTTCCTCCAGCCTTTCCGCCCCATCCCGGCTTAGCGTCCCCGCCTCCACCGCCGCCCTTAGCCTTTCCACCGTGCCCCTGGCGGGGCTTCCCGCCAGGAGGGCGTAAAGCCTGGCCAGGGCCACGATGGGGGCGAGGGCCGAGCGCTTGAGGTCTATGAAGCCTTCTTCCGTGCGCACCCGGCCGAGGAAGCCCAAAGGGGGGCGGAACTCCAGGCTCGCCCGGGCCAGGTGGTAGAGGAAGACCCCCCGCTTGGCCCCTTCCAGGATGGCTTCCTCCAAGGGGCTTAGGGAAAGCGCCCCGGCGGCGCTCCGGAAGTCAAAGAAGATCTGGGTTTCCAGAAGGGCCTGGGGCTCGGGGGCCTCCATGAAGCGGCGGAAGGTGGCGATCCAGTCCGCCAAGGGCATGCGCCAGCGGGTGGCCATGTACCCCCCCTTGCACTCGGGGATCCCCGCCTGCAAAAGCCCCCCCACCACCCGCTCCGCCAGGGCCTGGAAGTAGGCCTCGTGCCCCCTTTCCGCCAGGACCAGGGCGTTGTCCTGGTCGGTGAGGAGGGCTTGCTCCCTTCGGCCTTCCGAGCCGAAGACCATGAAGCTATAGGGGATGGGAGGGGGCCCTAGGGCGGTTTCCGCCTCCTTTAGGAGGCGGCGGATGAGGGCGTCGTTCAAGGAGGCTACCACCCGGCCTATCTCCAGGGCCTCGAGGCCCTTTTGGAAAAGCCCCTCCACCAGGTGGGCCACCTCGGCGCTGTAGCGGGCGAGCTCCAAGCGCTCAATCCGCCTCAAGAGGAGCAGGGGGTTTTGCGCCTGGTGGAGGAGGAGGTCCGTGTGGGTCACCACCCCCACGATCCTCCCCCCCTCCAGCAGGGGTAGGTGGTGGATGCCCCGCTCCACCATGGCCGCCACCGCCTCGTAGAGGGGGGTATCCGCCGGCAGGGCGAAGAGGGGTGCGGTCATCACCGCCGCCACGGGCGTGGAGGGGGGAAGGCCTTCCGCCAGCACCCGGTTTCTCAGGTCGCGGTCCGTGAGGATGCCGGGGGGTTCGGAAGCCACCAGGAGGCTGCTGATGCCTTCTTCCCGCATCCTCCTTGCCGCCTCCTGCACCGGGGCGTTGGGCGGGATGAAAACGGGCTCCCGCCGCACGAGCCGCCCCACCGGGGCGAAGAGGGAGAGGTCCGGAAGGGACCGCAAGCGGATCCGCTCCGCCAAGCCCTGCCCGAAAAAGCGGGCGGCCTCGGGGTGGGCGAGAAGCTTGCGGAAACTGGCCTCGGGAAACCGGAGGAGGCGCACCGGGGTCTTGGCCACCACGCCAAAGGCAGGGGGTTCTTGGGCCAGGAGGGAGGGGAACCCAAAAAACTCCCCGGGCCCCAAGGTGTCCACCTCCCTTTCCCCGTCCCAAAGGGCCACCTCGCCTTCCAGGACCAAGTAGACCGCTTGGGCGGGTTTTCCGCCCTGTTCCAGGAAGGGGGTGCCCGGAGGGTGGCGCTCCTCCCTGGCCTCCTGGAGAAGGGCTTCCCGTTCAGCCTCGGGAAGGGCGTTCAGGGGTGGGACCGTTCTTGGGTCCATAGTCCGGGGTGAGCCAGGCGAGGAGGGGCACCACAAGGTAGAGGGCCACTTGGGCTTGGAAGAGGAGCATGAGCCCGATGCCCAGCATAAAAGCGGGGGGTAGGAGGACAAAGAGCCGTACCACGCGCCCTATGCCTGGCGGGGGAAGGGGCCAAAGCCTGTGGTATACCGCCCCTAGCCCTACCCCAAGCCCTGCTCCCAGGGCGAGCTGGATGAGGGTAGCCGGGGTGGGGAAAGGAAGGGCGAGGAGGTAGTGGCCCGTGAGGTAGAAGCCGAATAGGGCCAGAAGGCTTCCCAGGTAAAACCGCAGGTAAAGAAGGAACATAGAAATATCTTAGGGGGGCCGAAGCCCCCCGTGCCAGCTAGTGCTCTGCTGCCTGGCCTGCCCCTTTGGGAATGCGGATTTCCTCCACCAGGTGCTGGATATGTTCAGGTGGGGGCGGGGTGGCCCGAGACACCACGTAAGCCACGATGAAGTTGAGGATCATCCCAATCACCCCCACGCCTTCAGCGCTGATGCCCCAGAGGTTGGGAATGACGGGAGCGGGGGCGCCGAAGATCTGTGGCGCCCGCATCATCCCGATCATGACAGCCGTGAAGATGAGGCCCACCAGGATGCCAGCGATAGCCCCTTCCCGGTTCATGCGCTTGTCAAAAATGCCGAGCAGGATGGCGGGGAAGAGGCTTGAAGCGGCAAGGCCGAAGGCGAAGGCCACCACCTGGGCCACGAAACCCGGCGGGTTCACCCCAAAGTAACCGGCCAGAATCACCGCCAGAAGGATCACGATGCGCCCGGCCAAAAGCCGCTGCGCCTCCGTGGCGTTGGGGCGGAAAATGCGGTAATAGATGTCGTGGGAGATGGCGCTGGACATGGCAAGGAGAAGGCCCGCTGCCGTGGAGAGCGCCGCTGCTAAACCGCCTGCTGCCACCAGGGCGATGACGAAGGGGGACAGCCGGGCCACCTCCGGCGTGGAGAGGACGATGATGTCGTTGTCGATGTGGACCTCGTTCTTGCTCTTCTCGTCCGGGGTGTTGAAGTCGGGCCGGCCTCCCTTGAGGGCGAAGGCCCGCCCTGGGGCCACGGTGACCTTCCCGTCCCCGTCCTTGTCCACAAAGGCCAAAAGCTTGGTCTTCTCCCACTTGGCCACCCAGTCAATCTGCCGCACCTCCTCCAGGGTTTTGCCGTGCAGCGTGGAGATTAGGTTGTAGCGGGCGAAGGCCGCGAGGGCAGGGGCGGTGGTGTAGAGGAGGGCGATGAAAAGGAGGGCCCACCCGGCGGAGTAGCGGGCGGAGCGAACGTCGGGCACGGTGTAGAAGCGAATGATCACGTGGGGGAGGCCGGCGGTGCCCACCATCAGGGCCAGGGTGATGGCCAGAATGTCAATCATGGGCTTCCCCTGGAAGGGCTTGGTGTACTCGGTGAAGCCCAGGTCCACCTGGATCTGGTTGAGCCGGTTCACCAGGTCGCTGAAGGTGAAGGCCAGTTGGGGGATGGGGTTGCCCGTGAGCTGGTTGGCGATGGCGATGGCGGGGATCAGGTAGGCGATGATGAGGACCGTGTACTGGGCCACCTGGGTCCAGGTGATGCCCTTCATGCCGCCCAGCACGGCGAAGAAGGCCACCACCGCCACGCCGATGATAACCCCGGTAGCGATGTCCACCTGGAGGAAGCGGCTAAAGACGATGCCAACGCCCCGCATCTGTCCCGCCACGTAGGTGAGGGAGATGAAGATGGTGGCGATGGCGGCCACGGCCCGGGCGGTGTGGGAGTAGTAGCGGTCGCCGATAAAGTCGGGCACCGTGTACTTCCCGTACTTGCGGAGGTAGGGGGCAAGGAGCAGGGCCAGGAGCACGTAACCCCCGGTCCAGCCCATGAGGTAGACCGCCCCGTCGTAGCCCATGGAGGAGATGAGGCCCGCCATGGAGATGAAGCTGGCGGCGGACATCCAGTCGGCGGCGGTGGCGGCCCCGTTGGCAATGGCGGGCACGCCCCTGCCGGCCACGTAGAATCCGGCGGTTTCCCGCACCCTCGAGGCGTACCCAATGTAGATGTAAAGGGCGAAGGTGATACCTACAATGAGATAGGTCCAAGCCTCAACGCTCATGCTCCCTCCTTACTCATGCACGCCGTACTGACGGTCCAGTTGGTCCATCTTCCAGGCGTAGTAGAAGATCAGGATGACGAAGACGTAAATGCTTCCCTGTTGGGCGAACCAGAAGCCCAAAGGAAGCCCTCCTAGGCGAATCCCGTTGAGGGGTTCCACCAGGAGGATGCCGAAGACATACGAAACCAGGGCCCAGACGATGAGCAGGTTCCGTATGAGCGCGGTGTTGGCCTTCCAGTACCCTTCCAGCTGGTTCATAACTCCCTCCCCCGCTTGGGAAGCGCCAAAGCGCCTCCGGGCCACAGGCTTCCCTCGCGGTTAGCGGCAATCTTAGGGAAGGATGAGGGGGGTGTCAAGAAACGGAGGCTTTGCGACCATGCGCAAAAGCCGGGATTTTCTCCTGGGTCATGGGAAGGCAAAACCCACCCCCTCGAGGGGGTGGGACATGGGAGGACGGGTTATTCCTCCAAGGTGGAAAGGTCCCCTGGGTCCTTGCCCAGCTCCTGGGCCTTCAAGAGGCGGCGCAGGATCTTGCCCGAGCGCGTCTTGGGGAGCTTGTCCAGGAAAACCACCTCGCCCGGCGTGGCGATGGGCCCGAGCTCCCGGCGCACGTGCTGAATGATGGTCTCCTTAAGCTCCTCTGAAGGGGTTTGCCCGGCGCGCAGCACCACAAAGGCCTTGATGGCCTCCCCCTTGAGGGGGTCCGGCACCCCGATGACCGCCGCCTCCGCCACCGCTGGGTGGGAAACCAGGGCGCTTTCCACGTCCGCGGTGCCAATGCGGTGTCCGGCCACGTTCAGGACATCGTCCGCCCGGCCTAGGACGCTGAAGTAGCCCTCCTCGTCTTGGCTGGCCACGTCCCCGGCAGCGTAGACCCCTCCCGGGACCTCCCGCCAGTACTGCAGGTAGCGCTCGTGGTTGCCCCAGACGGTGCGCATCATGTGGGGGAAGGGCCTTCTGAGCACCAAAAGCCCCCCCTGCCCCCGGGGGACGGGCTTTCCCTCCTCGTCCACCACCAGGGCCTCCACCCCCGGCAGGGGCACCCCCACGAAGCCGGGCTTGGCGGGGAGGGTGAGGGGCGTGCCCAGGGTGGGCCCGCCCAGCTCCGTCTGCCACCAGTTGTCCGCCACAAAGCCCCGCCTGCCCTCCTCCACCAGGTGGGTGTAGGCCCAGCGCAAGGCCTCGGGGTTTAGGGGCTCGCCCGCCACGGCGATAAGGCGCAAGGAGGAGAGATCGTGCTTCTTGGGCCACTCGGGGCCGTACTTCATGAAAAGCCGCACCGCCGTGGGGGCGGTGAACATCACGTTCACCCGGTACCGCTCCACCACCCCCAGAAGGCCCCGGGGTCGGGGTAGTCCGGGGCCCCTTCCCGGAGGAGGGAGGTGATGCCTTCCAGCAGGGGGGCGTAGACGATGTAGGAGTGGCCCACGATCCAGCCGATGTCGCTGGTGGCCCAGAAGACGTCGTCGTCCTTCACGTCAAAGAAGGTGCGCAGGTGGTAGGTGGTGCCCACCATGTAGCCCCCGTGGACGTGGACCACCCCCTTGGGTTTGCCCGTGGAGCCCGAGGTGTAGAGGATGAAGAGGGGGTGTTCCGCCCCCACCATCTCCGCCCGGGCCTCTGGGGGGGTGTTCCAGAGGAGCTCGTGGAAGTCGTAATGCCCCTGGGGAAGCTCCGCCCGGTAGGCCCTTTGGAACCAGATGACCTCGAGGGGAAGGTCCTTAATCGCCTCCTCCACAATGGACCGGAGGTCCACCCCCTTGCCCCTGCGGTAGCTCACGTCCCCGGCGATGAGGAGCTTGGCCCCGGCGTCCAGGATGCGCTCCCTTAGGGCCGCCACCCCGAGCCCGGCGTAGACCACGCTGTGGATGGCCCCCAGGTAGGCCACGGCCAGCATGGCGATGATCCCTTCCAGGGTGAGGGGCATGTAGACCACCACCCGGTCCCCCTTGCCCACCCCAAGCCGCCTGAGCGCCGTGGCCAGGCGGCGCACCCGGTCCAAGAGTTCCCCGTAGGTGAGCTTCTCTTCCCGGCCGTCTTCGGCGAGGTAGAGGAGGGCTACCTTGTTCCTAAGGCCCCGTTCCACGTTGCGCTCCAAGGCGTTGTAGACGGCGTTGGTGGTCCCTTCCAAGAACCACCGGTGCTCGGGGAGGTTCCACTCCAGGACCTTCTGGAAGGGCTTCTCCCAGTAGAACCGCTTCGCCCACGCTCCCCAGAAACCCTCGGGGTCTTCCAGGCTCCGCCGGTACTCCGCAGCGAAGTCCTTCAGGTTGGCCGCCTGCCGCAGGGGCTCTGGGGCCCAAAGCCGCTCCTCCGTCCTAAGAAGCTTTTCCACCGCCATAGGTATCCTCCAGTCCCGAGGTATCCCCCGGGTCTAAGCCCAAGAGTTCCGCCTTGAGAAGCCGCCTCAGGATCTTGCCGCTCCGGGTGCGGGGGAGGCTTTCGGCGAAGAGGACCCGGGGCGGGGGCACAGGGCCCAGGTGGCGCAGGAGGTGGGCCTTGAGCTTTTCCGCCAGGAGGGGTTTGAGCTCCTCGGGCACCGCTTGCTTGGGCACCACGAAGACCACGATCTCCTCCCCTTCCTCCCCCGGCACCCCGATGGCCGCCGCCTCCGCCACCTGGGGGTGGGTGAGGGCGGCGGCTTCCACCTCGGCGGTGCCGAGCCTGGCCTCCCCCACCTTGATCACCTCCTCGGAGCGGCCCAGGATGCGGAAGTACCCCTCCTCGTCCATCACCGCCAGGTCCCCGGTCCAGTAAAGCCCCCCCTGCCAGGGGCTTTCCCCCCCAGGAGGTCCACCATCTGGGCGGGGCCCGCCCGGAGGAGGACCAGGTGCCCCTTGGCCCCTGGCGGGAGGACCTCCCCCCGTTCGTCCACCACCCGGGCCTCCACCCCCGGCAGGGGCACCCCCACGAAGCCCGGCTTGGCGGGGAGGGCAAGGGGGGTGGCGAGGGCCGGGGCCCCCAGCTCCGTCTGCCACCAGTTGTCCAGGGGCCAGGCCAGGTTTTCCCGGGTCCAGCGCCACACCTCCGGGGACAAGGCCTCCCCCACGCTCCCCACCAGGCGCAGGCGCGTGGGCCGCGCCTCCCCGTGGCGCCTTAGGGTGCGGAGCAGGGTGGGGGAGGTGAGGAGGACATCCACCCCAAGGCGGGACAGGCGCTGGTAGAAGGCGGCGGGGCTCGGGTGGTCCGGCCGGTCCTCCACGAGGAGGGTCGTCCCCCCTAGGAACAGGGGGGCGTAGAGGCCGAAGGAGTGGCCCACCACCCAGAAGAGGTCAGCGGTGGTGTGGAAGACCTCCCCTGGCTTCAGGTCAAAGAGGTACCGGAGGGCCCAGGCCACCCCTACCATGTACCCCCCGTGGCCGTGGACCACCCCCTTGGGCTTTCCCGTGGAGCCCGAGGTGTGGAGGAGGAAAAGGGGGTGATGGGCGGGCACGGGTACGGGGTCCACGGGCTTTGCTTCCGAAACCCTTTCCCAAAACTCCGTGTTCCCCCGCGCGTGCCAAAGCACGGGGAGGTCTAGCCCCGCTATAGCCGCCTCCACCACGGGGCGCAAGGGGACCCGTTGCCCCCTGCGGTAGTAGCCGTCGGCGGCGAGGAGAAGGCGGGCTTGGCTTTGGCGTAGCCTTTCCCTCAGGGCCTCGGGCCCGAGGCCCACGGGCAGGGCCACGTGCACCGCGCCGATGCGGGCTAAGGCCAAAAGGGCTAGGGCGGCCTCGGCCCCTGTGGGCATGTAGAGGGCCACCCGGTCCCCCGGCCGGATCCCTAGGTCCCAAAGGAGGCCCGCCAGGCGGGCGGAGAGTTCCTGGAGTTCCCGGTAGGTCCACTTTTCCAGGCGCCCTTCCCCGTCCAGGGTGAGGAGGGCCACCTGCTGGGCCTTTGCCGGGAGGTGGCGGTCTAGGGCGTTTAGGGCGGCGTTGGTGAGCCCCCCTTGGAACCAGCGGCGGGTTTCGGGATCGTAGGCCTTTTCCCAGGGCCTTTCCCAGAAGAACTCCCGGGCGAAGGGGCCGAAGAAGCCCTCGGGGTCCTCGAGGGCCTCCCGGTAGGCGGCGGCGAAGTCCTGCAGGTTGGCCTGCTCCTGGAGCCCTGCGGGAGGGGTTATCACCTCCACCCGGAAACTCGCCTCCGGGGGCGGGGCGAGGCTTGGGGGCTCGGGGGGCTTGAGGTAAGGGGAAACCTGGGCCACCTCGGAAAGGGCCCGGGCCA encodes:
- a CDS encoding putative nucleotidyltransferase substrate binding domain-containing protein; this encodes MDPRTVPPLNALPEAEREALLQEAREERHPPGTPFLEQGGKPAQAVYLVLEGEVALWDGEREVDTLGPGEFFGFPSLLAQEPPAFGVVAKTPVRLLRFPEASFRKLLAHPEAARFFGQGLAERIRLRSLPDLSLFAPVGRLVRREPVFIPPNAPVQEAARRMREEGISSLLVASEPPGILTDRDLRNRVLAEGLPPSTPVAAVMTAPLFALPADTPLYEAVAAMVERGIHHLPLLEGGRIVGVVTHTDLLLHQAQNPLLLLRRIERLELARYSAEVAHLVEGLFQKGLEALEIGRVVASLNDALIRRLLKEAETALGPPPIPYSFMVFGSEGRREQALLTDQDNALVLAERGHEAYFQALAERVVGGLLQAGIPECKGGYMATRWRMPLADWIATFRRFMEAPEPQALLETQIFFDFRSAAGALSLSPLEEAILEGAKRGVFLYHLARASLEFRPPLGFLGRVRTEEGFIDLKRSALAPIVALARLYALLAGSPARGTVERLRAAVEAGTLSRDGAERLEEAFRFFFGLRLAHQLKAFREGRPVENRVLWAALSPGEKRRALEGFRAIQEVQESTAGRFQLR
- a CDS encoding sodium:solute symporter family protein yields the protein MSVEAWTYLIVGITFALYIYIGYASRVRETAGFYVAGRGVPAIANGAATAADWMSAASFISMAGLISSMGYDGAVYLMGWTGGYVLLALLLAPYLRKYGKYTVPDFIGDRYYSHTARAVAAIATIFISLTYVAGQMRGVGIVFSRFLQVDIATGVIIGVAVVAFFAVLGGMKGITWTQVAQYTVLIIAYLIPAIAIANQLTGNPIPQLAFTFSDLVNRLNQIQVDLGFTEYTKPFQGKPMIDILAITLALMVGTAGLPHVIIRFYTVPDVRSARYSAGWALLFIALLYTTAPALAAFARYNLISTLHGKTLEEVRQIDWVAKWEKTKLLAFVDKDGDGKVTVAPGRAFALKGGRPDFNTPDEKSKNEVHIDNDIIVLSTPEVARLSPFVIALVAAGGLAAALSTAAGLLLAMSSAISHDIYYRIFRPNATEAQRLLAGRIVILLAVILAGYFGVNPPGFVAQVVAFAFGLAASSLFPAILLGIFDKRMNREGAIAGILVGLIFTAVMIGMMRAPQIFGAPAPVIPNLWGISAEGVGVIGMILNFIVAYVVSRATPPPPEHIQHLVEEIRIPKGAGQAAEH
- a CDS encoding DUF4212 domain-containing protein — protein: MNQLEGYWKANTALIRNLLIVWALVSYVFGILLVEPLNGIRLGGLPLGFWFAQQGSIYVFVILIFYYAWKMDQLDRQYGVHE